A single window of Pyrus communis chromosome 10, drPyrComm1.1, whole genome shotgun sequence DNA harbors:
- the LOC137748114 gene encoding zeaxanthin epoxidase, chloroplastic-like, with product MAGFKIRSSQKRMKGWNSKIGNEGAEVKQIWVEVKAAFLYNETAESTILRRAIYDRDMIYTWGIGHVTLLGDAAHPMQPNLGQGGCMAIEDCYQLIHEPDQASKTESDVQISDEIVLALRRYVKKRMWRVGIVYAASRMASRMLESYQLYIKFRTGPLAHLLTRQITHPAIPLFRAFLQTFMPKFVAWMIAGDGLFLERE from the exons ATCCGAAGCAGTCAAAAGCGCATGAAGGGCTGGAACAGTAAGATAGGAAATGAGGGTGCGGAAGTGAAACAGATATGGGTTGAAGTGAAGGCCGCCTTTTTGTACAAT GAAACAGCGGAGTCCACAATTTTACGGCGAGCTATCTATGATAGAGACATGATTTACACCTGGGGAATCGGCCATGTTACTCTGCTAGGTGATGCTGCTCATCCCATGCAGCCGAATCTAGGTCAAGGGGGTTGCATGGCAATTGAG GACTGTTACCAACTTATACATGAGCCTGATCAAGCTTCCAAAACTGAGTCAGATGTTCAAATATCGGATGAAATTGTCTTGGCACTAAGAAG ATACGTAAAGAAAAGAATGTGGCGTGTTGGCATAGTGTACGCAGCCTCCCGAATGGCATCAAGAATGCTTGAAAGTTACCAACTTTACATAAAGTTTAGAACCGGTCCTTTGGCT CATCTACTGACTCGGCAGATAACACACCCTGCAATTCCTCTATTTCGTGCATTTCTTCAAACTTTTATGCCGAAGTTTGTGGCTTGGATGATAGCAGGGGATGG GTTATTTCTCGAAAGGGAGTGA